ATTAGCAGATAGTGTTAATCAAATGAGTGTAAGTTTGCAAAAAGCACAAAATGAATTAAATAAGAGAAATGAAAACTTAAAAATATTTATAGGTGGAGCATCTCATGAATTAAAAACACCTATAGCGCTTATAAAAGCTTATGCTATGGGAATACAAGATGGAATAGATGATGGAACTTATTTAGACACAATAATAGAAGAAAGTGAAAAGATGAATGATATAATCAATAACTTAATTTATCTTTCGAAATACGAAAAAAGAGAAGTGAAAATAAATTCATTTGATTTAAAGGAAATATTGTTGTTAATTATAGATGAATATAAATTGATTATAAATGAAAATCATATAGAGATTAATTTAAATATAGATAAAAAAGAATTTATGATTGATGGAGATATAGAAGGAATAAAAATTGTACTAAGAAACTTAATAAGTAATTCTATAAAATATACCATTGATAACAAGATATATATATCTTTAAATAAAAATGAAAAAGTATATGTGTCTGTATCCAATAGAGCTAGCGGAGTAATAGAATCTGAATTAGATAATATATGGAAGCCATTTTATGTATTAGAAAAATCAAGAAATAGACAATTATCTGGAACGGGATTAGGGCTTAGTTTAGTAAAGGAAATATTAGATGCACAAAATTTAACATATGGAACAAAATTAAAAAATGAATATATAGAATTTTTTATAGAGTTCTAAATAAAAAGAAACATTAAGGAGGCTATATAAATTTTAGCGACTTTTAAAGCATTTTCCAAGCTTTAGACGCAAAATTTATATAGCCTCCTTTTGTATTTTGTAACATTCATGAAACAAACTTTTTTTATAATAACCACATAACAAATAAACAAGGAGTGTGAGATTATGAAAAACAAAGGGTTTTTGGCAATGATAGTTGTTTTAATAGGATTAATTTATATAATGATAAGTTTTTATTCTTTAAAAGATATAAATAAAGAAGATATAGATGTTTCTAAATTTATAAAGGTAGTAGATGAAGTTAGTGATAATAAAGCTCAGATAAATTGGAAGTATGTTGCAGCTATCATTGGAGTTAAGGAAAAGAATAATTTAAATAATGTTAAAGAAGATGAAATTAAAAAAGTATCTAAATTATTTTTAAATGAAAATAATGAATCAAAAATTTTAAATAGTGTTGATGAAGTTACAAGCAAACTTAAATTTAATAAATTTGAAAAAAGCCTGACGCACAGGTATATAAATCAACTTAGTGACTTTGGAGTAATGCCACAAAGGTTAAGTAAAAATAGTGATTACACAAAGTTTATAAATTCAATAAAAGATGATGCAATACAAAATTATGAA
The nucleotide sequence above comes from Paraclostridium bifermentans. Encoded proteins:
- a CDS encoding glycoside hydrolase family 73 protein — translated: MKNKGFLAMIVVLIGLIYIMISFYSLKDINKEDIDVSKFIKVVDEVSDNKAQINWKYVAAIIGVKEKNNLNNVKEDEIKKVSKLFLNENNESKILNSVDEVTSKLKFNKFEKSLTHRYINQLSDFGVMPQRLSKNSDYTKFINSIKDDAIQNYEKYKVLPSITIAQAILESGWGQSRLAKDYNNLFGIKADANWKGEYVTLETREFKSNTVNGKFRKYKDAGQSIDDHAKFLYENKRYQNNGVFNAKTYIYQAKALQNAGYSTDTNEKGEKVYANRLIEIIKQYNLQLIDNEVQSK
- a CDS encoding sensor histidine kinase; protein product: MTKLNKKLAISISLVVVIVSILSLTINNIFIHKYYLHEKKKIINTVGDKIEKLDSDTIIKDIDRIEDKYGINMIYTHLDMANGINEDAITEGLIKEFEKKDIKLKKFWISHYLVEDMKEKSINKIYNQGNLKYSLLVKFILKDNYIFAISMPIEHSQETISIINKFNLILNSFSVLIIILLTFILSKKIIDPLEKIKLLSKDIAKLNFRTEKIKTNDEIEELADSVNQMSVSLQKAQNELNKRNENLKIFIGGASHELKTPIALIKAYAMGIQDGIDDGTYLDTIIEESEKMNDIINNLIYLSKYEKREVKINSFDLKEILLLIIDEYKLIINENHIEINLNIDKKEFMIDGDIEGIKIVLRNLISNSIKYTIDNKIYISLNKNEKVYVSVSNRASGVIESELDNIWKPFYVLEKSRNRQLSGTGLGLSLVKEILDAQNLTYGTKLKNEYIEFFIEF